In Babylonia areolata isolate BAREFJ2019XMU chromosome 19, ASM4173473v1, whole genome shotgun sequence, a single window of DNA contains:
- the LOC143293546 gene encoding uncharacterized protein LOC143293546: MMSLLALLLMVFVSVVEGVSEKKGVALGPKTYRCGDYDAFRGIAWWYDWSDAPRYHDGCNNTMLANRIPMAWGWKTGRQLQLPTDVDTVLGFNEPNHRAQANMSPQKAAQHWKEFQNQTGDRILVSPAAAPCGNPDKCRGNTVEWFDQFFANCTNCTVDYLATHGYWCSADSMMSFLGNLWNRYGLRIWLTEFSCPRIQSVQAQLTYMQAVLPRLEATHYVYRYSWFSTRIVPGRWVPQEASLLESNSSTLTELGQYYMDFGN; this comes from the exons gtggtggaaggggtgagcGAGAAGAAAGGGGTGGCCCTTGGACCCAAGACTTACCGCTGCGGGGATTACGATGCCTTCAGGGGCATCGCCTGGTG GTACGACTGGAGCGACGCGCCCAGGTACCATGACGGGTGCAACAACACCATGCTGGCCAACAGGATACCCATGGCCTGGGGCtggaagacagggagacaacTCCAGCTGCCCACTGATGTGGACACCGTCCTGGGCTTCAACGAACCAAACCACCGCGCACAG gCCAACATGAGCCCCCAGAAGGCCGCCCAGCACTGGAAGGAGTTCCAGaaccagacaggagacaggatcCTGGTCAGTCCAGCCGCCGCCCCGTGTGGAAACCCTGACAAATGCCGCGGTAACACCGTTGAGTGGTTCGACCAGTTCTTTGCA aactgcACGAACTGCACAGTGGACTACCTGGCCACACACGGCTACTGGTGCAGTGCCGACAGTATGATGAGTTTCCTTGGCAACCTCTGGAACCGCTACGGGTTAAG gatCTGGCTCACCGAATTCAGCTGCCCCAGAATTCAGTCGGTACAGGCACAACTCACCTACATGCAGGCTGTCTTGCCTCGGCTGGAGGCAACCCACTATGTGTACAG GTACTCCTGGTTCAGCACACGCATCGTGCCGGGTCGCTGGGTGCCCCAAGAGGCCAGTCTCCTGGAGTCCAATTCCAGCACCCTGACAGAACTGGGCCAGTACTACATGGACTTTGGGAATTAG